From Providencia sp. R33, a single genomic window includes:
- the dnaQ gene encoding DNA polymerase III subunit epsilon has translation MSTVITRQIVLDTETTGMNKLGVHYEGHNIIEIGAVEVINRRLTGRNFHVYIKPNRLVDPEAFEVHGISDEFLQDKPVFADIADEFLEFIRGAELVIHNAPFDIGFMDYEFRKLNKGIPPTADFCTITDSLVLARKLFPGKRNNLDALCDRYLIDNSKRMLHGALLDAEILSDVYLAMTGGQTSLSFSMDAESANNEQAYEIQRIERPSSGLTVLYASDEELIAHEARLDIVDKKGGKPCLWRQSNEEEKENLH, from the coding sequence ATGAGCACGGTGATAACCCGACAAATTGTCCTCGATACTGAAACCACAGGTATGAATAAACTTGGTGTTCATTATGAAGGCCATAACATTATTGAAATTGGTGCAGTTGAAGTGATTAATCGGCGCTTAACTGGCCGTAATTTTCATGTGTATATTAAACCTAACCGTTTAGTCGACCCCGAAGCTTTTGAAGTTCATGGGATCAGTGATGAATTTTTACAGGATAAACCTGTATTTGCTGACATTGCTGATGAGTTTCTAGAATTTATTCGTGGCGCAGAGCTCGTTATTCACAACGCACCCTTCGATATTGGTTTTATGGATTATGAATTCCGTAAACTCAACAAAGGTATCCCACCCACCGCCGATTTCTGTACTATCACCGATAGCTTAGTGTTAGCACGAAAGCTTTTTCCGGGTAAACGAAATAACTTAGATGCTTTATGTGACCGCTATTTAATTGATAACTCAAAACGTATGTTGCACGGGGCTTTACTCGATGCCGAAATCTTATCGGATGTGTATCTTGCGATGACAGGTGGGCAGACATCGTTATCATTTTCGATGGATGCCGAATCAGCAAATAATGAGCAAGCGTATGAAATTCAACGTATTGAGCGTCCATCCAGTGGTTTAACGGTGTTGTATGCTTCCGATGAAGAGCTTATTGCTCATGAAGCCCGACTGGATATTGTTGATAAAAAAGGTGGAAAACCTTGTTTGTGGCGCCAATCTAATGAAGAAGAAAAAGAAAACTTACACTAG
- a CDS encoding helix-turn-helix domain-containing protein produces the protein MESNKLSYYAGFFLRKSRREKNLTGKQLAKLMHVSQQQISRYETGKTPLTLDQLHQLLTFLDKSWEELIHFVQNEKENENNLKNEMDKKENYSLSRYLMDFVSHKE, from the coding sequence ATGGAATCAAATAAGTTAAGCTATTATGCCGGTTTTTTCTTGAGAAAATCCAGACGAGAAAAAAATTTAACTGGCAAGCAGTTAGCAAAGTTAATGCATGTAAGTCAGCAACAGATCTCTCGTTATGAAACAGGGAAAACGCCATTAACACTTGATCAATTACATCAACTATTAACTTTTCTCGATAAAAGTTGGGAGGAACTCATTCATTTTGTACAAAATGAAAAAGAGAATGAGAATAATTTAAAAAACGAAATGGATAAGAAAGAAAACTATTCATTAAGTCGGTATTTAATGGATTTTGTTTCTCATAAAGAATAA
- the ecpA gene encoding common pilus major fimbrillin subunit EcpA, translating into MFNKKMASVLLSGIIAASFATVANADTRTAQATATWQATAIKDTTSMLVVTPLKSLTFNYAEGQKSFNQQNGAFDVAIQGQSGATDFKLTSKIIANTLARTTDDSTLEVGVKWNGTDLDTTADTTLIDVAQGITSGLDNLAADGVYNSSDRATDRGEFTFVIANAKAAGAAAEFKDLDDGVWDGDVKVQFTANWEGNFVTP; encoded by the coding sequence ATGTTTAATAAAAAAATGGCATCTGTACTATTATCTGGGATTATTGCTGCTTCTTTTGCTACTGTTGCAAATGCAGACACTCGCACTGCTCAAGCGACAGCAACGTGGCAAGCAACAGCAATTAAAGATACGACAAGTATGTTAGTTGTTACTCCACTGAAAAGTTTAACCTTTAATTATGCGGAAGGTCAAAAAAGCTTTAACCAACAAAATGGCGCATTTGATGTTGCTATTCAAGGCCAATCAGGTGCAACAGACTTTAAATTAACGTCTAAAATTATTGCAAATACTTTAGCAAGAACCACTGATGATTCAACATTGGAAGTAGGTGTTAAATGGAATGGTACTGACTTAGATACCACTGCTGATACAACATTGATTGATGTTGCACAAGGTATCACTTCAGGTTTAGATAACTTAGCTGCTGATGGTGTATACAATAGCTCAGACCGTGCTACAGATCGTGGTGAGTTCACTTTTGTGATTGCTAATGCTAAAGCTGCAGGTGCTGCAGCAGAGTTCAAAGACCTTGATGATGGTGTTTGGGATGGCGATGTAAAAGTTCAATTTACTGCAAACTGGGAAGGTAACTTCGTTACTCCATAA
- a CDS encoding TcfC E-set like domain-containing protein, whose product MRKSVIALSIISFIFSSNLSAKDIKRIKIGGYIIPPAFVSALAEGMSVPVFLRLKSDDGKNQSEGKIADAIIIIEQGKIKLANIHFIDANKGPKIQPLLIENLEQKKDAFFNELNTIDVDKNAELQLNIASFNLSLDVNKEAIAPNEKIRQFSLGDSTVDAFSTVANYDFGVFESQVKKGKNSSSSYFNLDTLFAIAEHHINVNASAYSIGKSNSDIELYRAMYERDFDGLRFAIGLMSTWNLQSIASLTTLNRSKIYAASIGNNASSVVVNKKYSLTPIYVFLNSPGEVRIYRDEKLLNIQNFPMGSYEVDTSILPFGIYDVTIETVVDGKIVTSQRQTINKSFSSGGADFDKLNWEIYGGYIDFDKKRYVRGKQADRQPLEKSYLLGASVAKSFPVLSGLNVQMSNYGYDDFLINESSINLSLNQYISISWQGMVENHGSFRNIATVSTSVPDGYGSVWASKEKAAIKGDLPVYDSNSYSYGATLNLDKVVDRAGSFTISSTTDKRIGSDSINYEYSNTLFSGRYGTIGLRTGVQRYHYDDQKSINEKFISLDFSLPLSTWLSTGLSSSNGNMKANIYANKRFDDSVITDIGGSVSKLVRDKNNGESDFSTMGYASYETKYNSGMLTVNRPDNQRLNGNFTSRGSLAYSDGSIMPSGQQGKSGVIINSDIYGAGSMTARVNGQSYPISGKNTFIPLSPYSDYDIQLMNDAKSKDSFDIVSGRNKSVTLYPGNIAIYKPEVRQLVTVFGRLKSPNGEFIKYASIRNHIGRTKTDHNGEFSMDVDVRYPVISLLQEDEQTICEADLNLEGARGALWLGDVTCDPQRTVALRQ is encoded by the coding sequence ATGCGTAAAAGTGTTATCGCTTTATCAATAATAAGCTTTATTTTTTCAAGTAATCTTTCTGCTAAAGATATCAAGCGAATTAAAATCGGGGGGTATATTATTCCACCTGCTTTTGTATCGGCTTTGGCAGAAGGAATGTCAGTGCCTGTATTTTTGCGTTTAAAATCAGATGATGGAAAAAATCAGAGCGAAGGTAAAATTGCAGATGCCATAATAATTATAGAGCAGGGGAAAATTAAACTTGCCAATATTCATTTTATTGATGCAAATAAAGGCCCCAAAATACAACCTTTACTGATTGAAAATTTAGAGCAAAAAAAAGATGCTTTCTTTAATGAACTCAATACTATCGACGTCGATAAAAATGCTGAACTGCAATTGAATATCGCGTCGTTTAATTTATCTCTGGATGTTAATAAAGAAGCCATTGCGCCAAATGAAAAAATTAGGCAGTTTTCATTGGGCGACTCTACCGTTGATGCTTTTTCAACGGTTGCGAATTATGATTTCGGGGTTTTTGAAAGTCAGGTAAAAAAAGGAAAAAACTCATCAAGTAGCTATTTTAACTTAGATACGTTATTTGCGATTGCTGAGCACCATATAAACGTAAATGCATCGGCATACAGTATCGGTAAATCGAATTCTGACATTGAGCTTTACCGTGCAATGTATGAGCGTGACTTTGATGGCTTGCGTTTTGCGATTGGGTTAATGAGTACGTGGAACTTGCAGTCTATTGCTAGTTTAACCACCTTAAATCGCAGCAAAATATATGCGGCATCTATTGGAAATAATGCATCAAGTGTCGTCGTTAACAAAAAATACTCCCTGACACCAATTTATGTTTTTTTAAATAGCCCTGGGGAAGTGCGTATTTACCGTGATGAAAAATTACTCAATATCCAAAACTTTCCGATGGGTAGTTATGAGGTGGATACCAGTATTTTGCCGTTTGGTATTTATGACGTCACGATTGAAACTGTTGTTGATGGCAAGATTGTGACTTCGCAGCGACAAACAATTAATAAGTCATTTAGTTCAGGTGGCGCTGATTTTGACAAGCTTAATTGGGAAATCTACGGCGGATATATCGATTTTGATAAAAAACGTTATGTCAGAGGAAAACAAGCAGACCGTCAACCACTAGAAAAAAGTTATTTATTGGGTGCATCTGTTGCCAAAAGCTTCCCTGTGTTATCAGGGTTAAATGTTCAAATGTCGAATTATGGTTATGACGATTTTTTAATTAATGAAAGCAGTATTAACCTTTCATTAAACCAATATATTTCTATTTCTTGGCAAGGCATGGTTGAGAATCATGGGAGCTTTAGGAATATTGCTACAGTATCTACCAGTGTGCCAGATGGCTATGGTTCTGTTTGGGCTTCAAAAGAAAAAGCGGCCATTAAAGGTGACCTGCCAGTTTATGATTCAAATAGTTACTCTTATGGTGCGACACTGAACCTTGATAAGGTTGTTGACCGTGCAGGGTCATTTACCATTAGTAGTACAACAGATAAACGTATTGGTAGTGATTCAATTAACTATGAGTATTCAAATACACTGTTTTCAGGTCGTTATGGCACGATTGGTTTAAGAACGGGCGTTCAACGTTACCACTATGATGACCAAAAAAGCATTAATGAAAAATTTATTAGCCTTGATTTTTCATTACCGTTATCGACTTGGTTGAGCACGGGCTTATCTTCAAGTAATGGCAATATGAAAGCCAATATTTACGCCAATAAACGCTTTGATGACTCGGTGATTACGGATATTGGTGGCTCAGTCTCTAAATTAGTGCGCGATAAAAATAATGGAGAGTCTGATTTCTCAACGATGGGCTATGCCTCCTATGAGACAAAATATAACTCAGGAATGCTGACGGTTAATCGCCCTGATAACCAAAGATTAAATGGCAACTTTACGTCTCGCGGCTCTTTAGCCTACAGCGATGGCTCAATTATGCCTAGCGGGCAGCAAGGGAAGTCGGGTGTCATAATTAACTCGGATATTTATGGGGCAGGGAGTATGACCGCTCGAGTTAATGGGCAAAGTTACCCAATTAGTGGAAAAAATACGTTTATCCCTTTATCACCTTATTCAGATTATGACATCCAACTAATGAATGATGCGAAGTCTAAAGACAGTTTTGACATTGTGTCTGGGCGAAATAAGTCAGTTACTTTATACCCTGGGAATATTGCTATATATAAACCAGAAGTTCGGCAGTTAGTAACGGTATTTGGCCGTTTAAAATCCCCAAATGGTGAGTTTATTAAATATGCGTCTATTCGTAACCATATTGGTCGAACCAAAACTGACCACAATGGTGAGTTTTCAATGGATGTAGACGTGCGTTATCCGGTTATTTCCCTTTTACAAGAAGATGAGCAAACCATTTGCGAAGCTGATTTAAATTTAGAAGGTGCTCGCGGTGCATTGTGGCTGGGTGATGTGACTTGTGACCCGCAGCGCACAGTCGCATTAAGGCAATGA
- a CDS encoding fimbrial protein has protein sequence MMIKPISFFSLSGVIFSVLFSSTAGAVALSNSIVFVENGVDDEYFVTPRSLDPRFTGANKFSRYSAKSQESLGYMGYTNTSIRANQNVDIWFENSPIDGPFIGNRCMRNYCNRDTGYWPAQYVGRNGAYKIVQDNTLGEGTYARGIFSESTYQYFRQMAVGAVETYSYRACMTDLDYDPAKGESCQSVGGRIIASHEFTITKSAHIKLSSTGAMQEVYIDSNGNPSLGPGEQFCRIGVVANVNGLICQVVKHETSGDVFANVLLSLKVNSTLIPFTVAGASIKIGPDDGSNIWRNYNSTYAANTYFKSSNQYVSIFFSNTFFKQLITNNVDFTNSQDFFTFSFTNPAAAPQSGYYEFTPSNQLVIKPRDYSISIVPADYIPNPSKTGKIGPEEPPIEFNYIVTTSGPRQADSITARVEGPTVNVNGQNFCLFSSDDDKFRVPFSAYLSFKNASGSEESYRSSCDGTEISMNNALWAETPWDIPNQDLGSFYRTYLDLRFPMNESNSLFTLDGIDWLGTVSASGTVVVKAIWTGPDVHL, from the coding sequence ATGATGATTAAACCGATTTCTTTTTTTTCTCTTAGTGGCGTGATATTCAGTGTGTTATTCAGTTCAACGGCGGGTGCCGTTGCACTGAGTAATTCCATAGTTTTTGTTGAGAATGGTGTGGATGATGAATATTTTGTCACACCGAGGTCGTTAGACCCCCGCTTTACTGGCGCGAATAAATTTTCTCGTTATTCAGCAAAAAGCCAAGAAAGTTTAGGGTATATGGGCTACACCAATACTTCGATTCGAGCAAATCAGAATGTGGATATTTGGTTTGAAAATTCCCCCATTGATGGCCCATTTATCGGCAACCGTTGTATGCGTAATTATTGCAACCGAGATACAGGTTATTGGCCTGCACAATACGTTGGTCGAAATGGTGCATATAAAATTGTGCAGGACAATACATTGGGAGAAGGGACATACGCGCGAGGTATTTTTAGCGAATCAACCTATCAATATTTTAGACAGATGGCTGTTGGGGCGGTTGAAACCTACAGTTATCGTGCATGTATGACCGACTTGGATTATGACCCAGCGAAAGGGGAAAGTTGCCAAAGTGTCGGCGGGCGAATTATTGCATCCCACGAATTTACGATTACTAAATCTGCCCATATTAAGCTTAGCTCAACAGGGGCAATGCAAGAGGTTTATATTGACAGTAATGGGAACCCAAGCTTAGGACCGGGGGAACAATTTTGCCGAATTGGCGTTGTCGCTAATGTGAACGGTTTGATTTGCCAAGTCGTGAAGCATGAAACATCGGGGGATGTTTTTGCCAACGTGTTATTGAGTTTAAAAGTTAACTCAACCCTGATCCCATTTACTGTTGCGGGAGCATCAATAAAAATAGGGCCTGATGATGGCTCTAATATTTGGCGTAATTATAATTCAACCTATGCTGCGAATACGTATTTTAAAAGTTCGAACCAGTATGTTTCTATCTTTTTTTCTAATACGTTCTTTAAGCAGTTAATAACCAATAATGTGGATTTTACCAATAGCCAAGACTTTTTTACCTTCTCGTTTACTAACCCGGCGGCAGCTCCACAATCAGGGTACTATGAATTTACACCGTCAAATCAGTTAGTGATAAAGCCTCGGGATTATAGCATCAGTATTGTGCCGGCAGATTACATTCCAAACCCGTCAAAGACAGGCAAAATTGGCCCAGAAGAACCGCCAATTGAGTTTAATTATATTGTAACAACCAGTGGCCCTCGGCAGGCTGACTCTATTACGGCGAGGGTAGAAGGCCCAACCGTCAACGTTAACGGGCAAAACTTTTGCTTGTTCAGCTCTGACGATGACAAATTCCGCGTGCCATTCTCGGCTTATCTGTCATTTAAAAATGCGTCAGGTTCTGAAGAATCTTACCGCTCAAGCTGTGATGGTACGGAAATATCGATGAATAATGCCTTATGGGCAGAAACGCCGTGGGATATACCTAACCAAGACTTAGGGTCATTTTATCGGACTTATTTAGATTTACGCTTCCCAATGAATGAATCGAATTCGTTGTTTACTTTGGATGGAATTGATTGGTTAGGAACGGTATCGGCTAGTGGAACTGTCGTTGTGAAGGCGATTTGGACGGGACCTGATGTGCATCTATAA
- a CDS encoding fimbrial protein, translating to MILLFFGKAQALYLSSDISALEPNKSFFSKSYINDTKKVNLYTFSAYQIDKPDNNEKGKPIEEGEIIFTPLKKILLSGEQEYFKIFYRGKEDDKERYYKIVISETALDVDTDPALNQQSLFYPTVSLETYFVVRPKNIDFQYAMDANAGVLKNTGNTYFRVLVHENCEVSDDVQPLVLHLLPQQEFRNEVLKKKSRKYIVIFDKYHSIGNCD from the coding sequence GTGATATTGTTATTCTTTGGTAAAGCGCAGGCGTTGTATCTAAGTTCCGATATTTCAGCCCTTGAACCAAATAAAAGCTTTTTCTCAAAATCTTATATCAATGATACAAAAAAGGTAAATTTATATACATTTAGTGCCTATCAAATAGATAAACCAGATAATAATGAGAAGGGGAAGCCAATCGAAGAGGGGGAGATTATTTTTACCCCTTTAAAAAAAATTTTATTATCTGGTGAGCAAGAGTATTTTAAGATTTTTTATCGTGGTAAAGAGGATGATAAAGAACGCTATTATAAGATTGTGATTAGCGAAACAGCACTAGATGTGGACACGGATCCTGCTTTGAATCAACAATCTTTATTTTACCCCACGGTGAGTTTAGAAACCTACTTTGTGGTTAGACCGAAAAATATTGATTTCCAATATGCCATGGATGCAAATGCGGGCGTATTAAAAAATACGGGGAATACCTATTTTAGGGTATTAGTTCACGAAAATTGCGAGGTGAGTGATGACGTGCAGCCATTGGTTCTTCACCTTTTGCCCCAGCAAGAATTTCGCAATGAGGTTTTAAAGAAAAAAAGTCGTAAGTACATTGTTATATTTGATAAATACCACTCTATAGGCAACTGCGATTAG
- a CDS encoding TenA family transcriptional regulator, with the protein MALNSELKNYLESTIKTLNLSETPYFKALCAGELSQEQFVETQNEFATMVFFFSRPMAQIIANVPDAIPRIAIVENLWEEHGQGIKENVHGNTILTLISRLGGDPSKVNIHQPPLNARVFNETIRSVSSFSDYRFASAVYAGIERTFVDASTLIYEAIKEQGWLEESQITHYGLHKEIDIEHAEDFLKVVNENWLEPEVQDLIKDGIKFGSHLLTNAYTSFYYSLS; encoded by the coding sequence ATGGCATTAAATAGTGAGTTGAAAAATTATTTAGAATCGACGATCAAGACCTTAAATTTATCTGAAACTCCTTATTTTAAAGCATTATGTGCTGGTGAATTGTCTCAAGAGCAATTTGTAGAAACTCAAAATGAGTTCGCAACAATGGTTTTTTTCTTTAGCCGCCCGATGGCACAAATTATTGCGAATGTTCCTGATGCAATACCGCGTATTGCCATTGTAGAAAATCTTTGGGAAGAACATGGGCAAGGCATTAAAGAAAATGTTCATGGGAATACGATCTTAACGTTAATTTCTCGTCTCGGTGGCGACCCTAGCAAAGTCAACATTCACCAGCCACCGTTGAATGCGCGTGTGTTTAACGAAACGATTCGTAGTGTTTCTTCATTCTCAGATTACCGTTTTGCGTCAGCCGTATATGCGGGTATTGAGCGTACATTTGTTGACGCATCAACGCTGATTTATGAGGCAATCAAGGAGCAGGGCTGGCTAGAGGAGAGCCAAATTACCCATTATGGATTGCATAAAGAAATTGATATTGAGCATGCGGAAGATTTTTTGAAAGTTGTTAATGAAAACTGGCTTGAACCAGAGGTTCAAGATTTAATTAAAGACGGAATTAAATTTGGTAGCCATTTACTAACGAATGCCTATACGAGTTTTTATTACAGTTTGTCGTGA
- the tkt gene encoding transketolase: MTTRKTLANAIRFLSMDAVQKAKSGHPGAPMGMADIAEVLWRDHMNHNPANPHWADRDRFVLSNGHGSMLIYSLLHLTGYDLSIEELKNFRQLHSKTPGHPEYGYTPGVETTTGPLGQGIANAVGFAIAERTLAAQFNRPGHDVVDHHTYVFMGDGCMMEGISHEACSLAGTLKLNKLIAFYDDNGISIDGEVEGWFTDDTAARFESYGWHVIRDIDGHDASQINAAVNEAKKADKPTLIMCKTIIGFGSPNKAGSESVHGAPLGDAEIAATREALGWKFGPFEIPQDIYEAWNARKAGEAKQKAWDEKFAAYTAEFPELAAEFTRRMNGELPANFDAEAKKFVETLQQNPANIASRKASQNALEAFGKVLPEFMGGSADLAPSNLTMWSGSKALNVDPAGNYIHYGVREFGMSAIMNGIALHGGFIPYGATFLMFVEYARNAVRMAALMKIRSIFVYTHDSIGLGEDGPTHQPVEQLASLRVTPNVSTWRPCDQVESAVAWKYAVERKDGPSALIFSRQNLEQQPRTAEQLANIEKGAYVLKDCAGTPELIFIATGSEVELAVKAADQLTAEGRKVRVVSMPSTDAFDKQDAAYREAVLPANVSARVAIEAGIADYWFKYTGLNGAIIGMHTFGESAPAEELYKEFGITVEKAVEAAKSLLK, encoded by the coding sequence ATGACGACTCGTAAAACCCTTGCTAATGCTATCCGCTTTCTAAGTATGGATGCGGTTCAAAAAGCAAAATCAGGGCATCCTGGCGCGCCAATGGGCATGGCTGATATTGCTGAAGTACTGTGGCGTGACCATATGAATCATAACCCAGCAAACCCACACTGGGCAGATCGTGACCGCTTTGTACTGTCAAACGGCCATGGCTCAATGCTGATTTATAGCTTGCTGCACCTGACTGGTTATGACTTATCTATCGAAGAGTTAAAAAACTTCCGCCAATTACACTCTAAAACACCGGGCCACCCAGAATATGGCTATACTCCAGGTGTTGAAACAACAACGGGTCCTTTAGGTCAAGGTATTGCAAACGCAGTCGGTTTCGCGATTGCAGAACGCACATTAGCGGCGCAATTCAACCGTCCTGGCCATGATGTTGTTGACCACCACACTTATGTCTTCATGGGTGATGGTTGTATGATGGAAGGTATCTCGCACGAAGCGTGTTCTTTAGCGGGTACACTGAAATTAAATAAACTGATCGCATTCTATGATGACAACGGCATCTCTATTGATGGTGAAGTTGAAGGTTGGTTTACTGATGATACTGCGGCACGTTTCGAGTCTTATGGCTGGCATGTTATTCGTGACATCGATGGTCACGATGCATCGCAAATCAATGCTGCGGTAAATGAAGCGAAAAAAGCAGATAAACCAACGCTGATTATGTGCAAAACCATCATTGGTTTTGGTTCACCTAATAAAGCGGGTTCTGAATCTGTTCACGGTGCACCATTAGGTGATGCTGAAATTGCAGCAACACGTGAAGCACTGGGCTGGAAATTTGGTCCGTTCGAAATTCCACAAGATATTTATGAAGCTTGGAATGCACGTAAAGCGGGCGAAGCGAAACAAAAAGCGTGGGATGAGAAATTTGCTGCTTATACCGCGGAATTCCCTGAGTTAGCGGCTGAGTTTACTCGTCGTATGAACGGTGAATTACCTGCAAACTTTGATGCAGAAGCGAAAAAATTCGTTGAAACATTGCAACAAAACCCAGCCAACATCGCTAGCCGTAAAGCATCACAAAATGCACTAGAAGCTTTCGGTAAAGTATTACCTGAGTTTATGGGTGGCTCTGCTGACTTAGCTCCAAGTAACTTAACCATGTGGTCAGGTTCTAAAGCACTGAATGTAGACCCAGCGGGTAACTACATCCATTACGGTGTACGTGAATTTGGTATGTCAGCCATCATGAATGGTATCGCATTACACGGCGGTTTCATTCCTTACGGTGCGACCTTCCTGATGTTCGTTGAATACGCGCGTAATGCTGTGCGTATGGCCGCATTGATGAAAATTCGTAGCATCTTCGTTTATACTCACGACTCTATCGGTCTGGGTGAAGATGGCCCAACTCACCAACCAGTAGAGCAACTGGCAAGCCTGCGTGTGACGCCAAACGTCAGCACATGGCGTCCGTGTGACCAAGTTGAGTCTGCGGTTGCATGGAAATATGCCGTTGAGCGTAAAGATGGCCCAAGTGCACTGATTTTCTCTCGTCAGAACTTAGAGCAGCAACCTCGTACCGCTGAGCAATTAGCAAATATCGAGAAAGGGGCTTACGTTCTGAAAGATTGCGCAGGTACACCTGAGCTTATCTTCATCGCAACAGGTTCTGAAGTTGAATTAGCGGTTAAAGCTGCTGACCAACTGACTGCTGAAGGCCGCAAAGTTCGCGTTGTTTCAATGCCATCTACAGATGCATTTGATAAACAAGACGCTGCGTACCGTGAAGCTGTTTTACCTGCAAATGTTAGCGCTCGTGTGGCTATCGAAGCGGGTATTGCTGATTACTGGTTCAAATACACTGGCTTAAACGGTGCTATCATCGGTATGCATACCTTTGGTGAATCTGCGCCAGCGGAAGAACTGTACAAAGAGTTCGGCATCACTGTAGAAAAAGCAGTTGAAGCAGCGAAATCTCTTCTGAAATAA
- the epd gene encoding erythrose-4-phosphate dehydrogenase: protein MAIRVAINGFGRIGRSVLRALYESSRRAEIVVVAINELAEPEGIAHLLKYDSSHGRFAWDVRLNGPLLQVGDDNIRLFHQTDITGLPWKELGVDIVLDCSGAYGSRDDGLMHIAAGAKKVLFSHPGTDDLDATVVYGVNHESLTAKDKIVSNASCTTNCIIPIIKLLDEAFTIESGTVTTIHASMNDQPVIDAYHKDLRRTRAASQSIIPVDTKLAAGITRIFPKFKDHFEAISVRVPTTNVTAIDLSVTVHDDVCVEKVNQLLRSAAQGHFRGIVDYTELPLVSMDFNHDPHSAIIDGTQTRVSGKHLIKTLVWCDNEWGFANRMLDTTLAMVAVGFDEQV from the coding sequence ATGGCAATCAGGGTGGCAATAAATGGCTTTGGTCGAATTGGTCGAAGCGTTTTAAGAGCGTTATATGAATCGAGCCGTCGGGCAGAGATAGTCGTCGTTGCAATTAACGAACTTGCTGAACCGGAAGGCATCGCGCATTTGCTGAAGTATGATTCCAGCCATGGGCGCTTTGCATGGGATGTGAGGCTTAATGGCCCACTCTTACAGGTCGGCGATGATAACATTCGTTTATTTCACCAAACCGATATCACAGGTTTACCGTGGAAAGAACTCGGTGTTGATATCGTACTTGATTGCAGTGGTGCTTACGGATCCCGTGATGATGGCTTAATGCATATCGCGGCAGGCGCTAAAAAAGTGCTATTCTCTCATCCTGGTACTGATGACCTTGATGCCACTGTTGTCTATGGTGTTAACCACGAAAGCTTAACGGCCAAAGACAAGATAGTATCAAACGCCTCTTGCACCACTAACTGCATTATCCCAATTATTAAATTGCTTGATGAAGCATTTACGATTGAGTCAGGGACCGTTACGACGATCCACGCGTCAATGAATGACCAACCCGTTATCGATGCTTATCATAAAGATTTACGAAGAACGCGTGCTGCCAGCCAATCTATTATTCCAGTTGATACCAAGTTAGCGGCAGGTATTACGCGAATTTTTCCGAAATTCAAAGATCATTTTGAAGCTATCTCTGTCCGTGTGCCTACAACCAATGTGACAGCGATTGATTTGAGTGTTACCGTACATGACGATGTCTGTGTTGAAAAAGTGAACCAACTACTGCGAAGCGCCGCACAGGGGCATTTTCGTGGTATAGTGGACTACACAGAATTACCGTTAGTCTCGATGGATTTTAATCATGATCCACACAGTGCTATTATAGATGGTACGCAAACGCGAGTTAGCGGAAAACATTTAATAAAAACCCTGGTTTGGTGTGATAACGAATGGGGGTTTGCTAACCGGATGCTAGATACAACGCTAGCAATGGTAGCGGTCGGTTTCGACGAACAGGTTTAA